From a region of the Lepus europaeus isolate LE1 chromosome 17, mLepTim1.pri, whole genome shotgun sequence genome:
- the PTPRE gene encoding receptor-type tyrosine-protein phosphatase epsilon isoform X3: MIWEQKSATIVMLTNLKERKEEKCYQYWPDQGCWTYGNIRVCVEDCVVLVDYTVRKFCIQPQLPDGCRAPRLVSQLHFTSWPDFGVPFTPIGMLKFLKKVKTLNPAHAGPIVVHCSAGVGRTGTFIVIDAMMAMMHAEQKVDVFEFVSRIRNQRPQMVQTDMQYTFIYQALLEYYLYGDTELDVSSLEKHLQTLHGSATHFHKMGLEEEFRKLTNVRIMKENMRTGNLPANMKKARVIQIIPYDFNRVILSMKRGQEHTDYINASFIDGYRQKDHFIATQGPLAHTVEDFWRMVWEWKCHTIVMLTEVQEREQDKCYQYWPTEGSVIHGEITIEIKSDSLSEGISVRDFLVTCSQPLARQEEQIRVVRQFHFHGWPEIGIPAEGKGMIDLIAAVQKQQQQTGNHPITVHCSAGAGRTGTFIALSNILERVKAEGLLDVFQAVKSLRLQRPHMVQTLEQYEFCYKVVQDFIDIFSDYANFK; encoded by the exons ATGATCTGGGAGCAGAAGTCGGCCACCATCGTCATGTTGACCAACctcaaagagaggaaagag GAGAAGTGCTACCAGTACTGGCCTGACCAGGGCTGCTGGACCTACGGGAACATCCGGGTGTGCGTGGAAGACTGCGTGGTCTTGGTGGACTACACCGTCCGCAAGTTCTGCATCCAGCCA CAGCTGCCCGACGGCTGCAGAGCCCCGCGGCTGGTCTCCCAGCTGCACTTCACCAGCTGGCCGGACTTCGGGGTGCCTTTCACCCCCATCGGGATGCTCAAGTTCCTGAAGAAAGTGAAGACCCTCAACCCCGCGCACGCTGGGCCCATCGTGGTCCACTGCAG cgcgggcgtgggccGGACAGGCACCTTCATCGTCATCGACGCCATGATGGCCATGATGCACGCTGAGCAGAAGGTCGACGTCTTTGAGTTTGTGTCGCGCATCCGCAACCAGCGGCCACAGATGGTCCAGACAGAC ATGCAGTACACGTTCATCTACCAAGCCCTGCTGGAGTACTACCTCTACGGCGACACTGAGCTGGACGTGTCctccctggagaagcacctgcagACCCTGCACGGGAGCGCCACGCACTTCCACAAGATGGGCCTGGAGGAGGAGTTCAGG AAACTGACAAACGTGCGGATCATGAAGGAGAACATGCGGACGGGCAACCTGCCGGCCAACATGAAGAAGGCCAGGGTCATCCAGATCATCCCGT ACGACTTCAACCGAGTGATCCTTTCCATGAAGAGGGGCCAGGAGCACACAGACTACATCAACGCGTCCTTCATCGAC GGCTACCGGCAGAAGGACCACTTCATCGCCACGCAGGGGCCGCTGGCTCACACGGTGGAGGACTTCTGGAGGATGGTGTGGGAGTGGAAGTGCCACACGATCGTGATGCTCACGGAGgtgcaggagagggagcag GATAAGTGCTACCAGTACTGGCCCACAGAGGGCTCAGTTATCCATGGAGAAATCACGATCGAAATCAAGAGCGATTCCTTGTCGGAAGGCATCAGTGTGCGGGACTTCCTGGTCACCTGCAGTCAG CCGCTGGCGCGCCAGGAGGAGCAGATCCGCGTGGTGCGCCAGTTCCACTTCCACGGCTGGCCCGAGATCGGGATTCCCGCCGAGGGCAAAGGCATGATCGACCTCATTGCCGCcgtgcagaagcagcagcagcagacaggCAACCACCCCATCACTGTGCACTGCAG CGCTGGAGCCGGGCGGACGGGCACGTTCATCGCCCTCAGCAACATTCTGGAGCGTGTCAAAGCCGAGGGACTCCTGGACGTGTTTCAGGCTGTGAAGAGTCTGCGACTTCAGAGGCCGCACATGGTGCAAACCCTG gaaCAGTATGAATTCTGCTACAAAGTGGTACAAgattttattgatatattttctgATTATGCTAATTTCAAATGA